Within the Granulicella sibirica genome, the region AAGAGGGGGCGGAGGCGACGCAGCTCGTTCATCACGAGGACGCGCTGGGCGGGCGAGAGGATCTCGGGGTCGGTGGCTCCACGCTGCGGGGTGAAGAGGCTGAACCAGATCTTCCGGATGGCGGGGTTGGCGCTCCAGAAGGTGAGGAACTCCTCGAGGTAGCCAGGGCGGGAGGCGATCTGGGAGGTGATGGTGGAGTGGATGGTGACCTGGGCGCCGAGGATGTTCTTGAGGATGCGCTCGTAGGTGGCGGGCTTGCGGCGCTCGTCGTGCTCGGGCTGGAGGCCGTCGATGGAGACGACGACATTGAGCTTCTTGTACTTGCGCCACTCGGCGGGGACGACGCGGAAGGCGCTGGTAACGATCTGGGTGTGGATGCCGCGGGCTTCGATCTGGGGGATGAGCTGCTCGAGCTCGCGGTAGCGGACGAAGGGGTCGCCGCCGACGAGAGAGAGGTGGAGGGGCTTGCGATCGTCGAGGATGGCGAGGATGCGGGTGACGAGCTCGTCGCCTTTGAAGTCGGAGAGCTGGCGGAGGAGGGTGTCGCTGCCGAGGTGGGCGGCGTCGAAGGCGTAGCAGCCGGGGCAGCGGAGCGGGCACTCCTTGGTGATTTCGATGGACAGCGAGGGGGCGCGGCCAGAGAGGATGGTGGCCCAGGCTTGAAGGACTTCGGATGTCTGCATTGCGTCTCCGGAAACAGGCTGGAGGGAATTCCAGTGTTTCGTTATCGAAAGGGTGCCGTTCGCCCTTGCGGGACCGTCACTTTCGCGGAGAGCGGATCAGACCTGGATGGGGAGGGTGTACATGCCGAGTGCCGGACTTGGCAGGGGCGAGGCGTGAACCGCAGCGATGAGGCCGCTGAAGCTTCCGGGAGTCGATGGGCCGGCTGGTCGAAGGACGAAGGCGAGCGAGCGGAGAACCTTGAGAGACAGGGCTACGACGCTGTTGCCATGGCGCGCCAGCAAGAGAACAAGGCAGAGGAAGGTCGCGAGAGCGACGAGCCCGAGCTCAACATCCTGACCGCCGTAGAGGAAGCGATCGAAGTGGCAGAATGCCTCGCTCCAGGGGGTAAGAACAACCAGCACCGCAGTGAGCATGAGGATGACCCGGCTTCCGGTCATCCATGCCCATGACATTCCTGTGGAGGGCACCCGGTCTGTTCTTGTGGATCGAATCATGGCCTACGGGTAGTCTACGCCTATTTGCGTGTTGGTCGAGCAGACGCCATGCCTGTAGCGCGCCGTTTTGGGACAGGAGAGGACGGTCGGTGCGTTAAGCGCGTCCGCGGCAAAGGCCCAAAGACCTTTGCCGCGGAGTTGATGGAGGAGAAGATTTAGGCTGCGAAGCTTGGCCGCTGAAGGGGGCTCCTTCGGCTGCTGTGCGTGGGGGTGAACTGTCCGGTGGTGTCGCCGTTGACGACCGAGCTGAGGATGCGGACGATGTCTTCGAGAGCCTCGGACTGGTGGGTGAGTTCTCCGGCGGCTTCGGCGCTTTGCTGAGCGCTGGCCGCGGAGGTCTGGGTGAGTTGCTCCATCTGGGAGATGGCCTGGGTAATGTTGCCGATGCCGTGGGTCTGTTCGGTGCTGCCGAGGTTGATCTGGTCCACGAGGAGCTTGACCTTGCCGGACTCTTCGGTGACTGCCTTGATGGCGATGGTGACCTCGTCGACTTTGTCCTTGCCGCTGTTGGACTTGTTGATGGATTCCTCGATGAGTGTTGCAGTGTCTCGAGCGGCCTGGGCGGAGCGCTGGGCGAGGCTGCGGACCTCATCAGCGACGACGGCGAATCCGCTTCCGGCTTCCCCGGCGCGGGCGGCTTCGACGGCTGCGTTGAGGGCGAGGATGTTGGTCTGGAAGGCGATCTCGTCGATGACCTTGATGATGCGCGAGATCTTGCCGCTGGAGGTGTTGATTTCGTCCATGGCGAGGACGAGCTCGGCAAGGGAGCGGTTGGTGACGGTGAACTTATCCTGCGACATGGACATCAGGTCGGCAGCGCTGCGGCAGTTGTCGGAGTTGCGCTGAGCCATGGAATTGATCTCTTCGGACGAGGCGGAGGTCTCTTCAAGAGAGGCGGCCTGGTTGGAGGAGTCGCGGGAGAGGGAGCTGCTTGAGGAGGCGATCTGGGTGGCCGAGGTGCCGATGCGGACGGCTCCGTCGGAGAGCCGGTCCACGAGTTCGCGGAGCGGGTGCGAGACCTGCTTCTCGAGTACGAAGACGGAGGCGGCGGCGAAGGCGGCGGCAAGAAGGAAGAGAACGAGACCAAGGAAACTCTGATGGCTGTTCGAGGTAGTGATGGCGTCGAGTTCAGCCTGGAAGTCGCGGGTGCCGATGGTTTCGTGCAGCTCGCTGAGAGAGTGCTGCAGCTTCACCGTCTCCTGCTCGATGCCTGTGAGGGCGGCCTGATCCTGCGACGAGAGATTCGTGGACCCGATCATCTTGGCGTAGGTGGATTTGGCGCGGCTATGAAGGTCATTGAAGGAGTCGAGTGCGGTGGCGGCCTCCTGCTGCAGGGCAGGGTTGTAGGCGAGCTTCTCGCGAGCGTTCTGGAGGGCTGTGGCACCGGCACGGGCGTCGGCGTCGGACGCGTTCAGGACGGAGGAGTCCTGCTGCATGACGGCGTCTTTGTAGCCCTTGGTCAGCTTCTGGAAGCTGGCTTCGGCGATCTGGATGTTGGAAGCCGCGGGAAAGAGCGACTCCGACGCGATGTTGATGTGTTTCTGGGTGGCGGAGGTGGTGACCTCCACCATGCCCAGGAACAGGATGTAACCGACCGCCAGCACACCGATGCTGAGCAGCAGCTTGCCTCGAATACTCATGATGAAATGCCTCAGTCTGTGCGCTAGTTGGGAAGAGATCGGGCCTTATTCGGCGTTGTCGAAGTTGATCTGGATGGTGACGGTTGCGACGCCATCGCCGGGAGCGAACTTCCAGCGCTTGACAGCGTCTTCGGCGGCGGCGGAGAGAATCTTGTTGGTGCCCTGACCCTCGACTTTGGTGACGGCTCCGGTTGCATCGACGGTGGTGAGAACACGGACGCTGCCGGTGATGTGCATGCGCTTTGCCATCTCGGGATAGACGGGCGCGATCTTGTGGACGACAGCGCGGTCATCCGCGTGGAGAGCGGCGGGGGTGAGAATGCCGAAGGCGAGAACGAGGGCGGGGGCGAAGCGGGCGAAGGGCGACGTCTTCTGGATGCGCATCTTTTTAGTGCTCCTATGTGGAATATGCATTTCCGAAAATTGGGTGCGACGGTTCAGAACTTCAGGTCTTCGATACGGGGTGGACTGCGAACTACGAGAGACGCTGCACCCTATCGGCAGAGGTCTTCGTTTTTTTCAATGACGGCAGGAAATTTTCTGGCGGAAGTGGGCTCCGGCCTTGTCTTGCGGCCTCTCGCCTCTATTTCTCTTTCGCTGCATGGGCTCTTCGGGGCATGAAGCGCGATGCGGAAGAGGCATGTTCAGAAGACGACGGGAGTCTTAGGATTCTGGTTCAGAGGGACTGACGTCATGAGCATGACAAGCTATGCAACGAGCGAGAGCTATCAGAATGGGATAGAGGTAAAGCGCGGGGAGTTCGACGGAATCGAGATGGCCGAAGGCGCACTGCGTCTTCCGGTCTCGCACCGATCGGATACCGTGAGGGCGGTTCTTGGGGTTGAGATTTCGCGTGCCCCGCGCCGGGCTGCCTAGACTTGACCCTCTAGTGCGCCGCGGGATCCGGCGGAGGCGCCGTCCTGGGGAAGGCGTGCGCGAGGTAGGCGGCGACCGCGTCGAACTCCTCGTCCGTGGCTACTGCTCCACGGCCAGCCATGACCTGGACGAGGTCGTTCCACTCCTTGGGGTCCATGCGCTTGTTTGCCGATACCTTTGCAGCGTGGCAACCGGAGCAGGTACGGAGCATGAGTTCGCGGCCAGGGCCGGGGGGGAAGAGAGCGGCGTCGGCGGCGGGCATCCCCTTGGGTAAGGCTGATGTGGCTGGAGCTGAGGCTGCGGTCTGGGCTGCCTGGGTGGGCGGAGCGACCTTGGACGGGGTGGACGAGGCGGCGGTGGGACCCTCGAGCGAATAGACGACGAGCGCGTCGCTCTCGAGCTTGGCTCCGATGAGGCCGCCGCCGGTGGCGACGATTGCGATGTATTGCCTGCCAGTTGAATCGGCGTAGGTGATGGGGGTGGACTCGGCAGAGGCTGGGAGTTTGGCTGTCCAGATCTCCTTGCCGGTGGCGGTTTCGAAGGCGCGGAAGCGGGCGTCGTCGGTGGCTCCAACGAAGGTGAGGCCGGAGGCGGTGAGGATGGCTCCGCCGAGGCCGGGGCGTCCGGTCTTCTGCTTACCTTCGGGGAAGCTGTCGGTGACGCCGAGGGTGGAGCGCCAGGCGATCTTGCCGGTGTTGACGTTGACGGCGACCAACTGGCCCCAGGGCGTGGGGGTGCAGGGGAGATGCGTGTCAGGGTTCCAGAACCGGGTGAGACCGGCGAGCGGGCCGGAGTTGTTGTAGCTGCCGTCGGGGTTCCTGACGATCCGCATGGGCTGGGAGAGGTTGTTGACGTTGGCGATGAAGAGGCCAAGTTTAGGGTCGAAGGCTCCGCCGTAGAAGTTGACGCCGCCCTGGGTGCCGGGCATGGTGACGGTGTAGCGGTCGAGCTGGGGCGGGGTGAACTCGACTTCGCCGAGGAGCATGTTGTTGTCGTCGACGTACTTCTTGCACCAGGCTGCGTGGTCGGGCGTGTCGTTGTAGAGGGTGGCGCGGGAGATGGTGGTCTGCGAGAGGGGCTCGGGCAGGACGGGGAAGGGTTGGGTGGGCGAAGTCTCTTCGCCGGGGACGTTGCTCTTGGGGACGGGGCGCTCCTCGACGCCGTAGATGGGCTTGCCGGTGACGCGGTCGAGGATGAACATCAGGCCGTTCTTGTTGACGGTGGCGACGGCGGGGATGGTCTTGCCATCGTGCTGGACGTCGAAGAGGGTGGGTGGAGACTGGGTGTCCATGTCCCAGATGTCGTGGTGGACAACCTGGAAGTACCAGAGGAGCTTGCCGGTGTCGGCGCTGACGGCGACGAGGGTGGATCCGAAGAGGTTGTTGCCGGGGCGGTCGACGCCGACGCGGTCGTTGTTAGGCGCGCCGAAGGGCATGTACAGGATGCCGCGGGCCATGTCGACGGTCATGTAGCCCCAGACGTTGACGCCCGAGCGATCCTTCCAGCTATCGCCGGACCAGGTGTCATGACCGGTTTCGCCGGGGCGGGGGACGGAGTGGAAGGTCCAGACGAGCTTGCCGGTCTTGGCATCCCAGGCGCGGGTGTCGCCGGCGGGGCCAAGGCCGCCGTCTTTGCCTCCGGGACCTTCGCCGGGGCCGGAGCCGGTGATGACGAGGTCCTTGTAGATGACGGGAGGCGACGGGAGGATGTAGCTCTTGTCCATGCCGGTGGTCATGACCTCGGGGGTCTTGAGGTCAACCATACCGTTGACGCCGAAGCCGGGGTTGAGCTGGCCGGTGGCGGCGCTGATGGAGTACATGCGGCCGCGACGGGTTCCGAAGATGATGGCGGGGGCGGCGCCTTCGCCGGCCCAGTAGGAGGCTCCACGCAGGGATGCGTTATCGCCGTCGGGAATGTTGAAGGCCCACTTCTCCTGGCCGGTGGCGGAGTCTAGCGCGACGACTCGGCTGTATGGGGTGACCACGTACATGGTCGTACCAATGACGAGGGGCTGGGTCTCCGACTGGTGAAGCGCGCTGACGTTGGCGGGCTTCATGTGATAGGTCCAGGCGACCTTGAGGCTGGCGACGTTGGCGGGGGTGATCTGGGTGAGCGGGGAGTAGCGCTGCTGGCCGAGGTCGCGGCCGACCATGGGCCAGTCGCCAGGTGCGGTGGCGGGCTGGGTCTGGGCTCCTTTGCCGATGGCTAACAGGGGCATGAGGAAGAGAGAGCTGATGAGGGTGGCTGACCATCCCCTGCTGAGTGGGGGTCTTTGTTCCGTTTGATTTACCTGCTTAGCGAGTTGCGCGAGTCGTGGATTGCGGATCACGTGGTTTTATCCCCAGCTCGCCTGTCAGCATATTCAGGAGAGGGATCTGTATATCACCTGTAAAAATGCAGTGTCAAAGAGGCGTGGCTTGCATTTGCGGGATTTTGCAACAGGTTTGAGTGCATATCACGTTTGTGGCTTATAAACGTAGAGGCACTTCGAGATACCGATATCGGTGGGTTCAACTATGAAGATTGATCTGACGGGTAAGACGGCTGTGGTGACGGGCGCGAGCCGCGGGCTTGGTGAAGCGATGTCGAAGTCTTTCGCCGAGGCTGGAGCGCAGGTGGCGCTTGTGGCGCGGAATGTGGCGAAGCTGGAAGGCGTGCGGGATGCGATCGTTGCAGCGGGCGGCGTGGCCGAATTGTTTGCGGGCGATGTGACGTCGGAGAGCGATGTGGCGGCGATCGCCGAGGCTGTGACGAAGAAGTTCGGTGCGCCGCAGATCGTGGTGAATAATGCGGGGTCGAATATTCGTAAGTCGCTGGTGGAGTTTACGCTCGAGGAGTTCAAGAGCGTGATGGACTCGAGCCTGATCTCGACGTTCCTGGTGAGCCGTGCGTTTGTGCCGGGGATGAAGGGTACGGGCTATGGGCGAGTGATCAATATGACTTCGATCATGGCGCATATCTCGCTTCCGGGAAGGACGGCTTACTCGTCGGCGAAGGCTTCGCTGCTTGGGTTTACACGGTCGCTGGCGCTGGAGCTGGCGGGTGAGGGAATTACCGTCAACGGCATCAGTCCGGGACCTTTTGGGACGGAGATGAATGCTGCGGTGATGAATAACCCTGAGGTGAATGCGCAGTTCCTGGCGAGTTTGCCGGTGGGGCGTTGGGGCAAGGTCGAAGAGATCGGGGCGTTGGCTTGCTACCTATGCTCGGACTATGCGGGGTTTATTACGGGCACGGATATCTTGATTGATGGTGGGTGGACGGCTAAGTAGCGCTGAAGCTTCCTAGATGGCTGCGTCGACTGCGATCTTCGGGATGGTGCGCTCGGGATTGAGGTAGAGCCAGCACAGGGCGGAGATGGTGGCTGCGCCAATCATGAGGTAGATGAGCGGGTTCCAGTTGCCGGCGGTTCGCTGGAGGATGAGGCCGCCGATGACCGGTGCGATGAAACCGGCGAGGTTGCCGAGCATGTTCATGGCGGCGGCTACGGTGGCCGTGTAAGCGCCGCCGATCTCGACGCAGGCGTTCCATGAGATGGGCATGGTGAGGTCGCTGCAGAAGCTGGCGAAGGCCATGCAGATCATGGCCGGAACGACGGCCTGAATGCGCGTGAAGACGAAGAGCAGGATGGCGGTTCCGAGGAAACCGAAGAAGGCCACGGCACGGCGCGGTATTCGCAGCGGCATGAGGCCCGAGATGAGGGAGCCGAAGCCTCCGAAGAGAAGAGGCAGGACGGACAGCGCGGCGGCGCGGGACGGGGACTGGCCGCGCGCTTCGCGCAGATAGGTTGGAAGCCAGGTGATGTAGAAGTACCAGACGAAGGAGAAGCAGAAGTACTGCGTGACGAGGATCAGGACTTGCGGTGTGAGGAGGAGAGACGGCCAGCCGGGGGCTGCTTCCTGATGCCGGGTGAGTACGCGTGAGGATTCGAGTAACTCGAGTTCGGCTGCGTTGACGGATGGGTGCTGGGCTGGGTCATCCTTGAACCAGAACATGAAGATCGCGCACCAGACGAGGCCGAGTGCGGCGAAGGCGACGAAGGCCCAACGCCATCCGCAGAGGGATATAGCGGCGAGGACGAGCGGTGGAGTTGCCGCTCCGCCCCACCGGGTGCAGGCCCACATGAGCGATTGGGCGGTGACGCGTTCGCGCTTCGGAAGCCAGGCGCTGAGCATGCGGGTGAGGTTGGGGAAGCAGCCTGCTTCGCCTGCGCCGAAGGCGAAACGGATGACGCAGAGGGAGACGATGTTCCAGGCCGCGCCGGTGAGGGCTGTGAAGATGGACCACGCCATGACGATCCGTAACAGGACGCGGCGCACACCGAGGCGGTCGCCGAGGATGCCCGCGGGTAATTCGAAGAGCGCGTACGAGAGGGCGAAGGCGCCGAAGACGAGGCCCATCTGCGCCTTGTTGAGGTGCAGGTCGCGAGAGATGGGACCGGCGGCCTGGGAGATGGCGACTCGTTGAATGTAAGAGAGGACGGCCAGACCGATGGCGAGGGCGACGACGTTGTATCGGGCTCGACTTGCCTGCATTCGGTATGCCTTTGGCGCATCCTCTTCAGGATGAGATGTCACTGGCTATGATGCTTGTTTGGATTTCGAGCTGATGGGAACATCGCGACTACTGTGGTTTGCGCGCGGGTGGCGGCGGAGCCTTGTAGTCGACGAGCTCGTTGATTGGTTTCTTTCCTGCCCATGCGATGCCGCGTAGGAGCATGTCCTGTAGCTGCGGGTTGGCAAAGTTGGCGTAAATGTGGCCCTGCATCCAGACGAAGGCTCGTGCGGGTTCACCGCCGGGAAGCGTGTGTTCGTAGGTCCAGATCTGCGGGGCGACCTCGCCCTTATGCGCGCCTGCACTTGGCGTTCCTGGGATGATCGCGGTCGCGAGGATATGGGGTGCGGGATCCCTGGCCCAGGTCATGTTGTAGAAGGCCTCGTCCTTAATGGTGAGGTCGGTCATGCCCTGCATGATGGGGTTCGACTTATCGACGATGGTGTAGGGGATGTCGGCGTCAAGGGTGTAGTTGACTTCGCCGTGCTTCTTCGCGCCGCCGACGAGGGTGGCGAAGTAGGCTGGGTCGGGGCCGCAGAGAACATCGTGAAGGCTGACGATGCCACCGCCGCGTTTGACGAAGGCTTCGAGCGCGGCCTTCTCGGTGTCGGTCATGTAGCCGGCGTCGCCCTTGTACATGACGATGACGTCGGTGTGTTCGAGCTCAGCGGCTGTGGGTGCATGCAGAGAGCCGTCGACGACCGCGCCGTGAGCGGTGAGGACCTTGCTCCAGTCGGCGAGGAACTGCGGGTAGTCATGCTGGCCGGCGAGATGGGACTTGAGCCCGGCGCGGATGTAGATGTGCATGCCGTCGGGGTTCTGTCCGGGAGCACGTGGCGCCCCCGGTGGTGAGGTCTGTCCCTGGGCTGATAAGACGGACATGCAGAGCATCGTGCCGACAGCGAGAGAGAGAGACCGCAACCACGGGGACGTCATAGTGTTCCTTTGATCCGTTTCAGAGGCACCGCTAGAGCCGGCCTCTGAGCAAGAAGGGTTATTCACCGCCTACCGCGTTCGTTTTCACGCTTGCGGCTGCGGGCGGGGCACTGGGTGTTGGTGGAGGAGCCAGGTTGGTGGAGAGGTAGGTGAGGATCTTGTCGTATTCGTCATCCGTGACGACGAGACCCTTGTCCTGCATCTTGGCGATGGTCTCGTCCCACGACTTTTGTGTGCGGCGCTGCGAAGCCCATACGGCGACGCTGTGGCACTGGGTGCACTTCTTCACGACGAGTGCCTTGTTAGGTGCTTCGGGAAGATCGTCCGCGGCGGCTTGCGCGTGGACGTGGGTGAGATCGAGGAGACGCGGTGCGATGGAGACTTCGAGCGCCATCATGGTTGCCGCCATCAGGATGCCCTGGATCGCCCGCTTTGTCTTGGTGTTCGCCTGGAATGCCATAAATGTGTCAGCCCCTTTTCGGGTTAATGGTACTACCAGCTCAACGCAGGACGAAGGCGTAGAGGGTATCTCCCGCCGCCGCAAGGAGATACTGCTTGCCATCGAGTTCGTAGGTGATGGGGCCGTTGTTGACGGACGCCTGGAGACCGGCGTGCCAGACGATGTCTCCATTGGCGGCGTCGAAGGCGACGAGGTTCGTGCTTGGATCGCCGACAAAGAGGAGGCCTCCGGCGGTGGTGAGGATGCCGGAGCGTGCGCCGGTGGTGGCCCAGTCGTGCGCCCACTTGATCTTGCCGGTCTGGTAGTCGATGGCGCGGAGGGCGGATTTGGCCCATCCGCCGCGATCGTTGCCGGCCCAGCCTTCGGGCTTCTCGCTATCGTCGAAGAGGTAGTAGACGCTGTAGGCGTCCTCGGCTTCGACGTAAAAGAGGCCGGTCTGGGGGTCGAAGCTTGGCGGGAACCAGTTGGCTGCGCCGCCCTGGTTGGGCGCGACGAGGGCACCGTTGACCTGGCCCATCTTGGCGGGCGACGGGATGGGCTGGCCCTTGGCGTCGACGCCGGAGGTCCAGTTCTGCTTGGCGAAGGGTGCGCTCACGAGAGCTTTGCCGTTGGTGCGGTCGAGGACGAAGAACCATCCGTTGCGGCTGGCCTGGGCGACGAGCTTGCGCTTCTGGCCCTTGAAGACGGCGTCGAAGAGGACGGGGGTTTCGACGGCGTCCCAGTCGTGGGTGTCGTGCGGGTTGGGTTGGAAGTACCAGACTAGCTTGCCGGTGTCGGGGTTTAGCGCGACGATGGTGGAGGCATAGAGGTTATTGCCGAGGCGGCCCTTGCCGTTGATGACGGGCTGCACGTTGCCGGTGCCGAGGATGTAGAGGTTCTGCTCGGGGTCGTAGGTGCCCGGGATCCAGGTGCTTCCGCCGCCATGCATCATGGCCTCGGTGTTGGGCCAGGTGGCGGCTTCGGGCGTGCCGGGTTCGGGATAGGCGTACCAGCGCCACTCGAGCTTGCCGGTGGTGGCGTCGTGCGATTCAAGGTAGCCGGGGACGTCGAGGTCGTCGCCGCCGATGCCGATGAGCACGTGGTTCCGCACGACGACGGGAGCGCCGGTGCCGAAGTTGAGGAAGTCCATGTTGCCAATGCTGCTGTGCCACTTCTCCTTGCCGGTGGTGATGTCGATCGCTACGAGATTGCAGTCGGTGGTCGCGAAGTAGAGCGTGCTGCCGGAGATGCCGGCGCCGCGGTTGCCAAGGGCCGAGCCGCCCTTGCTCTCCCAGTCGTAGACCCAGATCTCCGTGCCGGTACGGGCGTCGACGGCCCAGGCGCGGTTGGGCACGGTGAAGTAGAGGACGCCATTGACCTGGATCGGCGTGGCCGAGAGCCGCAAACGGCCCATCTGTCCGGTCGAGCCTTCGACGCGATACATCCAGGCAGGAGCGAGGGAGTTGACGGTGTTCTTGTTGATCTTGGTGAGCGGGCTGAAGCGGCGGCCGGAGTAGTCGCCGTTGTAAGTCGGCCAGGTGTCGGTGGGCTGCTGGAGAAGCTTGGCGGGATCGAGGGGAGTCTGCGCCGAGAGAGCCCCGGAGAGGGAGGCACACGCGATGAGGGTCGCGAGGATCTTGGTACCGATCATTTCAAGGTCTCCAGGTAGGTGGTCATGTTGTGGATGTCGTCGTCGGTGTAGTGGTCGAGGAGATCGACATGGCCCTGGTAGGGATCGATCGTCTTGACGATGACGCCCTTGCCGCGCGAGAAGGTCTGGGTGACGCCATCCTTGTCGCGCAGAGAGACGTTGAAGTCGTCGATGCGGCCGAGCTCGCCGCTGAAGGACTTGCCGTCGGGAAGGGTGACGGTGACCTGCATCTTCTTGACACGTGGGGCAGTGCGGGCGCCGCGTGGGCCGCTATTCGGGAAGATGAACTTCTGCTGCAGCGTGGCAGGGTCGTAGCGCTTGCCGACCCCGGCGAGGTCGCCCGTGGTGGAGTGGCACGTGGCGCAGGATGCCTGGAAGAAGGCTTCGCCGGCCTTCTTGTCGCCACTGAGCAGGTTGGTCGGCTCGTTCGAGTAACCGCTGCGCAGGGTCTTGTTCACATTCGTGACGAGGTACGCCGAAAGCTCGGTGAGCTGGTCCTTGTCGAACGTGAAGTGGTGCGTTGGGCCGGTCGAGAGATAGGGGCCGAGCTCGGAGCCGTGCAGGGCGTTCATGCGGTCGTGGAGGACGAGGGCTGAGCGGATGAGGTCGGGCGCGGTGTCGGTGCCGCGGCCCACCTTGCCGTGGCACGAGGCGCAGGACGAGGAGAAGATGGTTGCGCCACGAGTGACCGCGGTGGGGTCGATCGCTTGTGTCTGCCTGCCCTGACCGTTTGTGACGGTCGCTGCCACAAGCGTGAGAGCAGAGGCCGCAAGGGCGAAGCCTATAGGTCGACTCGACCATTTTGAAGATCCCATCCTGTCTCCTTCACCTCTTCGGGTGGTGTGTGGCGCGGGTCTAGACATCGCAGAGATTGGCTGCCTGCAGGA harbors:
- a CDS encoding c-type cytochrome yields the protein MGSSKWSSRPIGFALAASALTLVAATVTNGQGRQTQAIDPTAVTRGATIFSSSCASCHGKVGRGTDTAPDLIRSALVLHDRMNALHGSELGPYLSTGPTHHFTFDKDQLTELSAYLVTNVNKTLRSGYSNEPTNLLSGDKKAGEAFFQASCATCHSTTGDLAGVGKRYDPATLQQKFIFPNSGPRGARTAPRVKKMQVTVTLPDGKSFSGELGRIDDFNVSLRDKDGVTQTFSRGKGVIVKTIDPYQGHVDLLDHYTDDDIHNMTTYLETLK